One stretch of Pandoraea oxalativorans DNA includes these proteins:
- a CDS encoding VTT domain-containing protein, with translation MDTLVQLLEMVLHIDKHLGVFIDQYGNWVYLFLFMIVFVETGLVLFPFLPGDSLLFIGGAFAATGAMDPWLLGVLLFIAAVTGNTLNYWIGSKIGPRVYEKNWRFLDRDALRKTHDFYEHHGGKTIVMARFVPVVRTFAPFVAGVSAMPWTRFQLYNVLGAAIWVVLLVGGGYLFGNLPLVKQYLNVIVLVGISAAVVPIALGAVWKLFTRGRRSNTAQGQSK, from the coding sequence TTGGATACTTTGGTGCAATTGCTGGAGATGGTGCTCCATATCGATAAACATCTTGGGGTGTTTATCGATCAGTACGGAAATTGGGTGTACCTGTTCCTGTTCATGATCGTATTCGTGGAAACGGGGCTGGTGCTGTTCCCGTTCCTGCCGGGCGATTCCCTGCTGTTCATCGGTGGCGCTTTCGCAGCCACCGGGGCCATGGATCCGTGGCTGCTCGGCGTGCTGCTGTTCATCGCTGCGGTGACGGGCAACACGCTCAACTACTGGATCGGTTCGAAGATCGGGCCGCGCGTATACGAGAAGAACTGGCGTTTTCTCGATCGCGACGCGCTGCGCAAGACGCACGACTTCTACGAACACCACGGCGGCAAGACTATCGTGATGGCGCGTTTCGTGCCGGTCGTGCGCACGTTCGCCCCGTTCGTGGCCGGCGTCTCGGCCATGCCGTGGACGCGCTTCCAGCTTTATAACGTGCTGGGGGCAGCGATCTGGGTGGTGCTGCTCGTGGGGGGCGGCTACCTGTTTGGCAACCTGCCGCTGGTCAAGCAGTACCTGAACGTGATCGTGCTGGTCGGTATCTCGGCTGCGGTTGTGCCCATCGCGCTCGGCGCAGTGTGGAAGTTGTTCACGCGCGGTCGCCGTAGCAATACGGCGCAAGGGCAGAGCAAGTAA
- the mutL gene encoding DNA mismatch repair endonuclease MutL, whose product MSATPTPAPEAQDPAANAPGSASSDTPERRPGPMPAGLAPARAIRVLPDQLISQIAAGEVVERPASVVKELLENALDAGARALQVKLEEGGVRRIAITDDGGGMSAEQLPLALTRHATSKIRTLDELESVLTLGFRGEALASIASVAQLTLSSRQIDAPHATAIDGNTGALTPAAGPVGTTVDVRDLYFNTPARRKFLKTEQTEFGHCMDVIRRSALARPDVGFSILHNNRAVEHWNASDAATRVSRVLGNDFADAHLALDEGAAELRLSGFVGLPTASRGRADQQFFFVNGRFVRDKLLTHAVRAAYEDVLHGDRYPAYVLYFELPPQLVDVNVHPSKIEVRFRDARSVHQFVFHAVQRALARAAGSGGATHSAHLTEGGGLAAGPGAAGGLNGLGGGVGGGFGARPAGGFGTPGGSSWNARAQQGSLPVPQPMSVYDNLFGRTAPPAARPYGQPGVTDAPSPAYGSAGGLGTTDGAALTGGLADALSASGGNTVADAAAAMQLEQPLGFALGQLHGIYILAQNAYGLVLVDMHAAHERILYERFKQALVERSVPVQPLLIPVTFFADPVEIGTTEEHQETLTALGFDLAAMSPTTLAVRAIPALLDGADAQALARAVLADLRQYGGSRVLTERQHELLGTLACHTAVRANRRLTHEEMNALLRQMEATERADQCNHGRPTWYQLTLGDLDKLFMRGR is encoded by the coding sequence ATGTCTGCCACCCCGACCCCCGCCCCTGAAGCGCAAGACCCTGCCGCCAACGCGCCCGGCAGCGCTTCCTCCGACACCCCGGAACGCCGTCCCGGCCCAATGCCAGCGGGCCTCGCGCCCGCGCGCGCCATCCGCGTGCTGCCCGATCAGCTCATCAGCCAGATCGCCGCGGGCGAGGTGGTCGAGCGTCCGGCGTCAGTGGTCAAGGAACTGCTGGAGAACGCCCTCGACGCGGGGGCCCGTGCGCTCCAGGTCAAACTCGAAGAAGGCGGCGTGCGCCGCATCGCCATTACCGACGACGGCGGCGGCATGTCCGCCGAGCAACTCCCGCTGGCGCTGACCCGCCACGCGACGAGCAAGATTCGCACGCTAGACGAACTAGAGTCGGTGCTCACGCTCGGATTCCGGGGAGAAGCGCTGGCCTCCATCGCCTCGGTGGCGCAGCTCACGCTCTCCAGCCGTCAGATCGACGCGCCGCACGCAACCGCCATCGACGGCAACACCGGGGCCCTCACCCCGGCGGCCGGTCCGGTCGGCACGACAGTTGACGTTCGCGACCTTTACTTCAACACGCCCGCGCGCCGCAAATTCCTGAAGACCGAACAAACCGAGTTCGGTCATTGCATGGACGTGATCCGCCGCAGCGCCCTTGCGCGCCCGGACGTCGGTTTCTCCATCCTGCACAACAACCGCGCCGTGGAGCACTGGAACGCGTCGGACGCCGCCACGCGGGTCTCGCGCGTGCTGGGCAACGACTTCGCCGACGCCCACCTCGCGCTGGATGAAGGCGCGGCGGAATTGCGTCTGTCGGGCTTCGTCGGCCTGCCCACCGCCAGCCGTGGCCGCGCCGACCAGCAATTTTTCTTTGTGAACGGCCGTTTCGTGCGCGACAAACTGCTCACGCACGCCGTGCGCGCCGCCTATGAAGACGTGTTGCACGGCGATCGCTATCCGGCGTACGTGCTGTACTTCGAACTGCCGCCGCAGTTGGTGGACGTCAACGTTCACCCGTCGAAGATCGAAGTCCGGTTTCGCGATGCCCGCAGTGTCCACCAGTTCGTGTTCCACGCGGTGCAACGTGCGCTCGCGCGGGCGGCGGGCAGCGGTGGCGCGACGCACTCGGCACATCTGACCGAAGGTGGCGGTCTCGCCGCCGGTCCGGGTGCGGCAGGGGGATTGAACGGTCTCGGTGGTGGCGTGGGCGGTGGGTTCGGCGCACGTCCGGCGGGCGGCTTCGGCACGCCGGGCGGCAGCAGCTGGAACGCGCGCGCGCAGCAAGGCTCGCTGCCAGTGCCTCAGCCGATGTCCGTCTACGACAATCTTTTCGGACGCACAGCGCCGCCCGCAGCACGTCCGTACGGTCAGCCGGGCGTGACGGATGCACCGTCACCGGCTTACGGTAGCGCAGGTGGTTTGGGGACGACGGACGGCGCAGCACTCACTGGCGGCCTTGCCGACGCACTGTCGGCCTCCGGCGGCAACACCGTCGCCGACGCCGCAGCCGCCATGCAGCTCGAACAGCCGCTCGGCTTCGCCCTGGGCCAGTTGCACGGCATCTACATCCTCGCGCAAAACGCTTACGGCCTCGTGCTGGTGGACATGCACGCCGCGCACGAGCGCATTCTGTACGAGCGCTTCAAGCAGGCGCTGGTCGAGCGCAGCGTCCCCGTGCAGCCGCTGCTCATTCCGGTGACGTTCTTCGCCGACCCGGTGGAAATCGGCACGACAGAGGAGCATCAGGAGACGCTCACAGCCCTTGGCTTCGACCTCGCCGCCATGTCCCCGACGACGCTCGCCGTGCGCGCCATCCCTGCGCTGCTCGACGGTGCTGACGCGCAGGCGCTGGCCCGCGCGGTGCTCGCCGATCTGCGTCAGTACGGCGGCTCGCGCGTGCTCACCGAGCGTCAGCACGAGTTGCTGGGCACGCTCGCCTGTCACACGGCGGTGCGCGCAAACCGGCGTCTCACGCACGAGGAAATGAACGCGTTGCTTCGTCAGATGGAAGCGACCGAGCGTGCCGACCAGTGCAATCACGGACGTCCCACCTGGTACCAGCTCACGCTCGGCGACCTCGACAAATTGTTCATGCGCGGACGTTGA
- the miaA gene encoding tRNA (adenosine(37)-N6)-dimethylallyltransferase MiaA produces MKANTPIVCLLGPTASGKTAAALALAQDTPLEIISVDSALVYREMDIGTAKPSADELAAVPHHLIDIIDPRDAYSAAQFREDTLRLVDEITARGRRPLLVGGTMLYYKALTQGLSPLPSADADVRAKLDEDAAREGWPAMHARLASVDPVTAARLAPNDAQRVQRALEIFALSGKPMSQWLAEQTPDTASPHAFVPVALEPGDRSVLHARIAERFRSMLAAGFVEEVERLRARGDLDPGLPSMRCVGYRQVWEYLDGETDYDTMRDKGVFATRQLCKRQLTWLRSMPERHIVDCTAADAPQRALATVRTLWGD; encoded by the coding sequence ATGAAGGCAAACACTCCGATCGTCTGCTTGCTGGGCCCGACGGCTTCCGGCAAGACCGCTGCCGCGCTGGCGCTCGCGCAGGACACCCCGCTGGAGATCATCAGCGTCGATTCCGCACTCGTCTATCGCGAGATGGATATCGGCACGGCCAAGCCGAGCGCCGACGAACTCGCCGCCGTGCCGCATCACCTGATCGACATCATCGATCCGCGTGATGCCTACTCGGCCGCGCAGTTCCGCGAAGACACGCTGCGCCTCGTCGACGAAATCACCGCACGCGGGCGTCGCCCGCTGCTTGTGGGCGGCACGATGCTGTACTACAAAGCGCTCACGCAAGGCCTCTCGCCATTGCCCTCGGCCGACGCCGATGTGCGTGCGAAACTCGATGAAGACGCCGCGCGCGAGGGATGGCCAGCGATGCATGCACGGCTCGCGAGCGTCGATCCGGTGACGGCCGCACGCCTCGCGCCGAACGACGCGCAGCGCGTTCAGCGTGCGTTGGAAATCTTCGCGTTGTCGGGCAAACCGATGTCACAGTGGCTTGCCGAACAAACGCCGGACACCGCGTCGCCGCATGCGTTCGTGCCGGTGGCGCTGGAGCCGGGCGACCGCTCGGTGTTACACGCGCGCATCGCTGAGCGTTTCCGGTCGATGCTCGCGGCGGGCTTCGTCGAAGAAGTCGAACGCTTGCGCGCGCGCGGCGACCTCGATCCGGGGCTGCCGTCGATGCGCTGCGTCGGCTACCGTCAGGTGTGGGAGTACCTCGACGGCGAGACCGACTACGACACCATGCGCGACAAGGGTGTCTTCGCCACGCGGCAGTTGTGCAAACGTCAGCTCACATGGTTGCGCTCCATGCCCGAGCGTCACATCGTCGACTGCACCGCCGCCGACGCACCGCAACGCGCCCTCGCGACCGTGCGCACGCTCTGGGGCGACTGA
- a CDS encoding ABC transporter permease encodes MTQTSMEPSGVTGDVPRLPSLPSVPTGSPRRVPLTQWAVRAGIALIYLFMLSPLIFVVWLSFFKDAIITFPPSGYTVSWYVSAWRNAAFANGFLLSLQLAACAAIGGVILGVAASLALARYRFPGRRTLGNVLLLPLVVPGIVAGIATYLFYLRAENALDMDIVGTFGGLVIAHICLTIPWTMRLVGASLAQIDGTIEEAARNLGAGPWRTLWRVTLPMLRPAIVAAVLFSFIVSFENLELTLPLVGPGKTTLPIAIMQYLEFNLDPTIAAVSAAQIVLLGIVMLITDRFVKLSQVI; translated from the coding sequence ATGACGCAGACTTCGATGGAGCCGAGTGGGGTGACGGGCGATGTGCCGAGACTGCCGAGCTTACCGAGCGTACCGACAGGCAGCCCGAGGCGCGTGCCGCTGACCCAATGGGCGGTGCGTGCGGGGATCGCGCTGATCTACCTGTTCATGCTGAGCCCGCTGATCTTCGTCGTCTGGCTGAGCTTCTTCAAAGACGCGATCATCACGTTCCCGCCGAGCGGCTATACCGTGTCGTGGTACGTCAGCGCGTGGCGCAATGCGGCGTTTGCCAACGGGTTCCTGCTCTCCCTGCAACTCGCCGCGTGCGCGGCCATCGGCGGCGTCATCCTTGGCGTGGCCGCATCGCTCGCGCTCGCCCGCTACCGCTTCCCCGGGCGTCGCACGCTGGGCAACGTTCTGCTCTTGCCGCTCGTCGTGCCGGGCATCGTCGCAGGCATTGCCACCTATCTGTTCTATCTGCGTGCGGAGAACGCGCTCGACATGGACATCGTCGGCACGTTCGGCGGTCTCGTGATCGCCCACATCTGCCTGACCATTCCCTGGACGATGCGGCTCGTAGGCGCAAGCCTCGCGCAGATCGACGGCACCATCGAAGAAGCCGCGCGCAACCTCGGCGCGGGCCCGTGGCGCACGCTCTGGCGCGTGACCTTGCCGATGCTGCGCCCCGCCATCGTCGCGGCCGTGCTGTTCAGCTTCATCGTGTCGTTCGAGAACCTCGAACTCACGCTGCCGCTCGTGGGGCCGGGAAAGACCACGCTGCCCATCGCGATCATGCAATACCTCGAATTCAACCTCGATCCGACGATTGCCGCCGTGTCTGCGGCGCAGATCGTGCTGCTCGGCATCGTCATGCTGATCACCGATCGCTTCGTCAAACTCAGCCAGGTGATCTGA
- a CDS encoding ABC transporter ATP-binding protein, translated as MANVSLRSLRKQYGNAAAVADFSLDIAEGELVAFLGPSGCGKTTTLRMVAGFVEPTAGEIWIGGKEVSRLPPHRRNTGMVFQRYALFPHMTVAENVAFGLEMRRVSAADRATRIREALDMVRLTSLAERYPRQLSGGQQQRVAIARALAIRPDVFLLDEPLSNLDAKLRTEVREEIRALQRRLGLTTIFVTHDQEEALAIADRLAVMHDGCVQQIGTADALYERPANPFVANFLGKMNFLAGQMDAGQFVTAKGERLALAGATPDAKTLGIRPERLRLTDAPAQHETALPVTVDQTIYLGSTLELRLKSPQGEMLVAHVPNTARDDARLYTPGSALKACFASADCLFFNA; from the coding sequence ATGGCCAACGTTTCGCTTCGCTCGCTGCGCAAGCAGTACGGCAACGCCGCTGCCGTCGCCGACTTCTCCCTCGACATTGCCGAAGGTGAACTCGTGGCCTTCCTCGGCCCCAGCGGCTGCGGCAAGACCACCACGCTGCGCATGGTCGCGGGCTTCGTCGAGCCGACGGCCGGTGAAATCTGGATCGGCGGGAAGGAGGTGTCGCGTCTGCCGCCGCACCGTCGCAACACCGGCATGGTGTTTCAGCGCTACGCGCTGTTCCCGCACATGACGGTCGCCGAAAACGTGGCGTTCGGGCTGGAGATGCGACGTGTGTCCGCCGCAGACCGCGCCACTCGCATTCGCGAAGCGCTCGACATGGTGCGGCTCACGTCGCTCGCCGAGCGCTATCCGCGTCAGCTCTCGGGCGGTCAGCAGCAGCGTGTGGCCATCGCCCGCGCGCTCGCCATTCGCCCCGACGTCTTCCTGCTCGACGAACCGCTCTCGAACCTCGACGCGAAGCTGCGCACCGAAGTGCGCGAAGAAATCCGCGCGCTGCAACGCCGTCTTGGCCTTACCACGATCTTCGTCACGCACGATCAGGAAGAAGCGCTTGCGATTGCCGACCGTCTGGCGGTGATGCATGACGGCTGCGTGCAGCAGATCGGCACGGCCGACGCGCTGTACGAACGTCCGGCGAATCCCTTCGTCGCCAACTTCCTCGGCAAGATGAATTTCCTCGCCGGGCAGATGGACGCGGGCCAGTTCGTCACCGCCAAGGGCGAGCGCCTTGCGCTGGCGGGCGCGACACCCGACGCGAAGACGCTGGGCATCCGCCCCGAACGCCTGCGCCTGACCGACGCACCGGCGCAACACGAAACCGCTCTGCCCGTGACCGTCGATCAGACGATCTATCTCGGCTCGACGCTGGAGCTTCGGCTCAAGAGCCCGCAAGGCGAAATGCTCGTGGCACACGTGCCGAATACGGCGCGCGACGACGCCCGTCTTTACACGCCCGGCAGCGCGCTCAAGGCGTGCTTCGCGAGCGCCGACTGTCTGTTTTTCAACGCCTGA
- a CDS encoding extracellular solute-binding protein, producing MTHALNRRTFLKTASGLVIAPALGLDALSAYAADACPNVVVGTWGGDYLNLLEQNIGKPIIEAAGGKVTYDSADQVGRMTKLRAEKASRRGSLDVACLADLDMYDINRSGILETVDAKLVPNLANTLEALRRPYSIPHIFSAMVIVYNPEKLGTKPDSFTAALDPKLKGKVGFSDILYNFNVVSSSLAAGHKDGDMAGGVQFLRELRKTQQPKVYPSNEAVASALKSGDIWFTCMWKARALQWKKAGVPIDYVVPKEGAVPVTFEAAVPKNSQSKPCGFNYLDAMLDPRAQIGFAETMGYAPTVKNANLPPSLQQSVGFTSAELDRMVKLDYARFTADKPALLDFWNKEFKVGL from the coding sequence ATGACGCACGCCCTGAACCGCCGCACGTTCCTGAAGACCGCTTCCGGTCTGGTAATCGCCCCCGCGCTCGGACTCGATGCTCTCTCGGCGTATGCCGCCGACGCGTGTCCGAACGTGGTGGTCGGCACCTGGGGCGGCGACTATCTGAACCTGCTCGAACAGAACATCGGCAAGCCGATCATCGAAGCCGCAGGCGGCAAGGTGACGTACGACTCCGCCGATCAGGTTGGACGCATGACGAAGCTGCGCGCCGAGAAGGCATCGCGTCGCGGCTCGCTCGACGTGGCGTGTCTCGCCGACCTCGACATGTACGACATCAACCGCTCGGGGATCCTCGAGACCGTCGACGCGAAGCTCGTACCGAATCTGGCCAACACGCTCGAAGCGCTGCGCCGTCCGTACTCGATCCCGCACATCTTCAGCGCGATGGTGATCGTCTACAACCCGGAAAAGCTCGGCACGAAGCCCGATTCGTTCACCGCCGCACTCGATCCCAAGCTCAAGGGCAAAGTCGGTTTCTCCGACATTCTTTACAACTTCAACGTGGTGAGCAGTTCGCTCGCGGCCGGTCACAAAGACGGTGATATGGCCGGTGGCGTGCAGTTCCTGCGCGAGTTGCGCAAGACGCAGCAGCCCAAGGTCTATCCGTCGAACGAAGCGGTGGCCTCGGCGCTTAAGAGCGGCGACATCTGGTTCACGTGCATGTGGAAGGCGCGCGCGCTTCAGTGGAAGAAGGCGGGCGTGCCCATCGACTACGTGGTGCCGAAAGAAGGCGCGGTGCCGGTGACGTTCGAAGCCGCCGTGCCGAAGAACTCCCAGTCCAAGCCGTGCGGCTTCAACTACCTGGACGCGATGCTCGACCCGCGTGCGCAGATCGGTTTTGCCGAGACGATGGGCTACGCGCCGACCGTGAAGAACGCGAACCTGCCGCCGTCGTTGCAACAAAGCGTGGGCTTCACGAGCGCCGAACTCGACCGCATGGTGAAGCTCGACTATGCGCGCTTCACCGCCGACAAGCCCGCGTTGCTCGACTTCTGGAACAAGGAATTCAAGGTGGGGCTGTGA